One segment of Dysgonomonadaceae bacterium PH5-43 DNA contains the following:
- a CDS encoding thiol-disulfide isomerase/thioredoxin (product_source=COG0526; cath_funfam=3.30.200.20,3.40.30.10; cleavage_site_network=SignalP-noTM; cog=COG0526; pfam=PF08534; superfamily=52833,89095), producing MKKTLTLLFLFMMPFVIHAKNIITNPYYEVSNTGINYVIQIELGKKETKLTLQTRFMPNWWISIPDTTYIKTDMGEKLYVKSLEGTEFNKETFMPASGDSTFVLTFPPINKKVKKIDLYEGNSVIYGISLNKKDSGKSLQKELPQEVKQWFDEEFDKATVKEPLSVEDLRSEKFFNDTPARLIGYFKGYDTRLGFETGMIYIEDVITDERFPVVVSISPDGRFEADLNILHSEYNSLLINNKYIEFYIEPGQTLAVVLDWDDFLMADRYRDRSYKFQKTEFYGPLAVTNRDLMKADNACSMPNPYFVYDNIDKLSPDEFEKELRKQYEPYNDKWAKYLAENSIEPKAKAIKEISMKYEFASRMFEYSMQKEYEEAYKGKFPTSFFYFLQEMPLDDQLSFLSIQYSLVMNRFEYMPLFERGGLGQVYKTQPEKTFKEYLTDNNVELSEKEESFVDILDKILLTSQIDSESHKLIENNTDEWNEFAEKTKTPGLEYMEKYIKVLEKYSQAERKLKGDQVNLAILQDSLGLSNSITYQIAKLRELNNVFKMIQNKEDASSYLKAFDKTLTVPYFTSVSKQVFLEAFHKEEKQAYELPENEKGTQIFRNIIDKYKGKILFVDFWATTCGPCVGGIKQNQEIREKYKDHPNFEFIFITDSRSTPASGYAKFVEEHSLYNSYILTPDEMNYMRQLFKFSGIPRYIKVDKDGKIIDDNYSMYVRFSQDIEELTK from the coding sequence ATGAAAAAGACTCTTACATTGTTATTCCTTTTTATGATGCCCTTTGTTATACACGCAAAGAACATTATTACAAATCCTTATTACGAAGTTTCCAATACAGGAATCAATTATGTTATTCAGATTGAGTTGGGAAAGAAAGAAACCAAACTTACTCTACAAACTCGCTTTATGCCTAATTGGTGGATAAGCATACCCGATACTACTTATATTAAAACAGATATGGGAGAAAAACTCTACGTAAAGAGTTTGGAAGGAACGGAGTTTAATAAAGAAACCTTTATGCCAGCTTCTGGCGATTCTACTTTCGTGCTTACTTTTCCTCCTATAAACAAAAAAGTAAAGAAGATAGATTTGTACGAAGGTAATTCTGTTATTTATGGAATCTCTCTTAATAAAAAAGATTCTGGAAAAAGTTTACAAAAAGAACTTCCACAAGAAGTTAAACAATGGTTTGATGAAGAGTTCGATAAGGCAACTGTGAAAGAACCATTATCTGTGGAGGATTTAAGATCTGAAAAGTTTTTTAATGATACACCTGCACGACTAATTGGCTACTTCAAAGGCTATGATACTCGATTGGGTTTTGAAACGGGAATGATATATATTGAAGATGTGATTACAGATGAAAGATTTCCTGTTGTTGTATCAATATCTCCCGATGGACGCTTTGAGGCTGACCTTAATATATTACATTCTGAATATAATTCACTGCTTATTAATAATAAATATATTGAGTTTTATATCGAACCAGGACAAACACTTGCTGTGGTTTTAGATTGGGACGACTTCTTGATGGCAGATAGATACCGCGATCGTTCGTATAAATTTCAAAAGACAGAGTTTTATGGTCCTTTAGCGGTTACTAATCGTGATTTGATGAAGGCAGATAATGCTTGTTCTATGCCTAATCCTTATTTTGTGTATGATAATATAGATAAGTTGTCGCCCGATGAGTTTGAGAAAGAATTGCGTAAACAATACGAACCCTACAATGATAAATGGGCAAAATATCTTGCAGAAAACAGTATAGAGCCTAAGGCTAAAGCTATCAAAGAAATCAGTATGAAGTATGAGTTTGCTTCTCGTATGTTCGAATATTCAATGCAAAAGGAATATGAGGAAGCTTATAAAGGTAAATTTCCAACAAGTTTTTTCTATTTTTTGCAAGAAATGCCTTTGGACGACCAATTGTCCTTCCTATCTATTCAATATTCTCTTGTTATGAATCGTTTCGAATATATGCCTTTATTTGAAAGAGGAGGTTTAGGTCAAGTATATAAAACTCAACCAGAGAAAACCTTCAAAGAGTATCTTACTGACAATAATGTAGAATTGTCGGAAAAGGAGGAGAGCTTTGTGGATATTTTAGATAAAATACTATTAACTTCACAGATTGATAGTGAATCGCACAAACTTATTGAAAATAATACTGATGAATGGAATGAATTTGCGGAAAAGACTAAAACTCCGGGTTTAGAATACATGGAGAAATATATCAAAGTATTGGAAAAATATTCACAAGCGGAAAGAAAGTTGAAAGGAGATCAGGTTAATTTAGCTATTCTTCAAGATTCGTTAGGACTTTCAAACTCTATAACTTACCAGATTGCGAAGTTGCGTGAATTGAATAATGTTTTTAAGATGATTCAAAATAAAGAAGATGCAAGTAGCTATCTAAAAGCATTCGATAAAACTCTTACTGTTCCTTACTTTACTTCTGTGTCGAAACAAGTTTTTCTGGAAGCTTTCCACAAAGAAGAAAAGCAAGCTTATGAACTCCCAGAGAACGAAAAAGGAACACAGATATTCCGTAATATCATCGACAAATACAAAGGAAAGATTCTTTTTGTCGATTTCTGGGCAACAACTTGTGGCCCGTGTGTAGGAGGGATTAAACAAAATCAGGAAATACGTGAGAAATATAAAGATCACCCTAACTTCGAATTTATCTTTATTACCGATAGTAGGTCGACACCTGCTTCTGGTTATGCTAAATTTGTAGAAGAGCACTCTCTTTACAATAGCTATATTTTAACTCCCGACGAAATGAACTATATGAGGCAGTTGTTTAAGTTCAGCGGAATTCCTCGATACATAAAAGTAGATAAAGACGGGAAGATAATAGATGATAATTACAGTATGTATGTGCGATTTTCACAAGATATTGAGGAGCTAACAAAGTAA
- a CDS encoding hypothetical protein (product_source=Hypo-rule applied; pfam=PF17170; superfamily=63825): MIIINNKWLYGICIACMFFISCSKSDEYFNSDFTTITIKVENTDNYLSNDDIEDFYFVKLETVEESLIGEIRRIRITNDRIFVLDSEVAKSLFVFDSEGKFLFKVGSIGQGPGEYVTINDFFLNEDKQSIAIFDANLRKINYYDWNGLYLHSKILSDFWFHACSPLSSEYYALDFTKRARGANKYHLQIIDNNKPIFKYKKLTNDYALSNNYHIAFYEGVDRLFYTPTLCDSLFIISSEGIEEAYSIDFGDKKMPSKTINKLTGSKQVEELYSSGYFYGIKDVTETNDFMYFSYSYLNSSLPFFYNKEKGIQHSGILYFPLPLTSYNDYFVGVYESHTIMAVLSADNNQEYLNNWQQIIGDDYWSFIQSHKDEENPLIVFYKIRNS, encoded by the coding sequence ATGATAATTATAAATAACAAATGGTTGTATGGTATCTGTATTGCTTGTATGTTCTTTATATCGTGCTCTAAAAGTGACGAATACTTTAATAGCGATTTTACAACAATAACAATAAAAGTAGAAAATACTGATAATTATCTTTCAAATGATGATATAGAAGATTTTTACTTCGTTAAATTAGAAACAGTCGAAGAGTCTCTTATTGGAGAAATAAGACGAATTAGAATAACCAACGATAGGATATTTGTTTTAGACAGCGAAGTAGCAAAGAGTCTATTCGTATTTGATTCGGAGGGAAAATTTTTATTTAAGGTAGGAAGCATAGGTCAGGGCCCTGGAGAATACGTTACGATAAATGATTTTTTCTTAAACGAAGACAAACAATCCATAGCTATTTTTGATGCAAATCTTCGTAAGATAAATTATTACGACTGGAATGGTCTTTATTTACACTCCAAAATACTTTCAGATTTTTGGTTTCATGCCTGTTCTCCACTAAGTTCCGAATATTACGCTTTAGATTTTACTAAAAGAGCAAGAGGAGCCAACAAGTATCATTTACAAATAATAGATAATAATAAACCTATCTTTAAGTATAAGAAATTAACAAATGATTATGCTTTGTCTAATAACTATCATATCGCATTTTACGAAGGAGTTGATAGATTGTTTTACACACCTACACTTTGCGACAGTTTATTTATCATATCGTCTGAAGGTATTGAAGAAGCATATTCCATTGATTTCGGAGATAAAAAAATGCCATCAAAAACCATAAATAAACTTACGGGTAGCAAACAGGTTGAAGAGTTATATTCTTCTGGCTATTTTTATGGAATTAAAGATGTTACTGAAACTAATGACTTTATGTATTTTTCGTATTCTTACTTAAACTCTTCATTACCTTTTTTCTATAACAAAGAAAAAGGAATACAACATAGCGGCATTCTATATTTCCCACTTCCGCTAACATCTTATAATGATTATTTTGTCGGAGTCTACGAGTCTCATACAATAATGGCAGTTTTATCAGCCGACAATAATCAAGAGTACTTAAATAATTGGCAACAAATAATCGGAGATGATTATTGGAGTTTTATCCAATCTCATAAAGATGAAGAAAACCCTCTAATTGTTTTTTATAAGATAAGAAATTCATAA
- a CDS encoding putative AAA+ superfamily ATPase (product_source=COG1373; cath_funfam=3.40.50.300; cog=COG1373; ko=KO:K07133; pfam=PF13173; smart=SM00382; superfamily=46785,52540) — translation MDKLFEYSNRLIKETDTKFLRYMYDEINWKSKMIGLIGPRGVGKTTLVLQYIKQNLNPTETLYVTAEDFYFVDNRFIDLADTFVKHGGKYLFIDEIHKYKDWAKELKLIYDYHKDLKVVFTGSSVLDIKKGSSDLSRRAVIYNMQGLSFREYLQLFHGISARAYSLEEILQHKVELPIQHPLPLFSDYLKTGYYPFALEEDFGLRLGQIINQTLENDIPMYADMNVATGRKLKQLLAIISKSAPFKPNMSKIAEMLSASRNNIADYCLYIEEAGMIAQLRDNTGGVRGLGKVDKIYLDNTNLIYNLAEDISNIGNIRETFFLNQMRVKHNVFTSPVADFLIDDKTFEVGGKSKGQKQIKDVENGYIVKDDVESGYLNVVPLWQLGMSY, via the coding sequence ATGGATAAGTTATTTGAATATTCCAATAGGCTTATAAAAGAAACAGATACTAAGTTTCTTAGATATATGTACGATGAAATAAATTGGAAAAGCAAGATGATAGGGCTTATCGGACCTCGTGGTGTTGGAAAGACTACATTAGTCTTGCAATATATCAAACAAAATCTCAATCCTACCGAAACACTTTATGTAACAGCAGAAGACTTTTATTTTGTTGATAACAGATTTATCGATTTGGCAGATACTTTTGTTAAGCATGGCGGTAAGTATCTGTTTATAGACGAAATCCATAAATACAAAGATTGGGCAAAGGAACTAAAGTTGATTTACGACTATCACAAAGATTTGAAAGTAGTATTTACAGGTTCTTCTGTTTTGGATATAAAAAAGGGTTCTTCTGATTTAAGCCGCAGGGCTGTTATATACAATATGCAAGGTTTGTCTTTTCGAGAGTATTTGCAATTGTTTCATGGTATTTCTGCAAGAGCCTACTCGCTGGAGGAAATATTGCAGCACAAAGTTGAATTACCCATTCAACACCCGCTACCTCTTTTCTCTGACTATTTAAAAACAGGCTATTATCCGTTTGCTTTAGAAGAAGATTTCGGATTACGTTTAGGACAAATAATCAACCAAACATTAGAAAATGATATTCCGATGTATGCTGATATGAATGTTGCAACTGGACGAAAACTAAAGCAATTGCTTGCTATTATATCTAAGAGTGCACCATTTAAACCCAATATGAGTAAGATAGCAGAAATGCTTTCAGCAAGCCGTAACAATATTGCAGACTATTGCCTATATATTGAAGAAGCAGGAATGATAGCTCAACTAAGAGATAATACTGGCGGTGTTCGAGGATTAGGAAAGGTCGATAAAATATATTTGGACAATACCAATCTCATTTATAATCTTGCGGAAGATATTTCTAATATCGGAAATATTCGGGAGACATTCTTCTTAAATCAAATGCGAGTAAAACATAACGTATTCACATCGCCTGTTGCTGATTTCTTGATAGATGATAAAACCTTTGAAGTTGGAGGTAAAAGCAAGGGACAAAAACAGATTAAAGATGTTGAGAACGGATATATCGTAAAAGATGATGTTGAGAGCGGATATCTGAATGTTGTTCCATTGTGGCAGTTGGGAATGAGTTATTGA